A segment of the Sanyastnella coralliicola genome:
CTTGATGGGATATATCCTTTTCGGACACCCAGACTGGAGCGAAGGAAAGCTCACGGTATACACCATCTACCACGATCATGATCGCGAAGAGAAGCAAGACCGTCTAACGAAACTGATCAAGGAAGGACGAATTCCTATTTCTCAACAGAACATCGAGTTGGTGCGATTGGATCGTGAAGCAGACCACCGTGAGGCGGTGAATCTGCACAGTCATGAAGCTGACCTTACTGTCATTGGTTTCAATGATAGCGACATTGAAAAGCACGGTGAATCTACTTTTGAAGGCTACGATAAAGTAGGGAATGTGCTCTTCGTGAATGCACAGAAAAACATCAACCTCGAATAAGTGAAGATCACCATCATCAACGGACCCAACCTGAATCTCCTAGGAAGTCGAGAGACAAGGGTCTACGGACAAGCGTCTTTGGCTTCAGTGGAAGAAGGGTTGCGTTCTACTTTCCCATCGGTTGAATTCACGTTTACCCAAAGCAATCATGAAGGAGACCTGATTGATGCCGTTCAAGAAGCTGCTAAACAAGGAAGCCAAGTAGTGATTAATCCAGGAGGTTACACCCACACCTCAGTGGCTTTAAGAGATGCCATCGCCGCAGTAAATATCAAAGTGGTAGAGGTACACATCTCAAACATCTATGACCGCGAAGATTTCCGCCGTATCTCGTTAACCGCACCGAAGTGTGATGCCATCGTTTCCGGAATGGGAGTGTTTGGGTATGAGGCTGGGGTTCGGTTTTTATTAGGGCTTAAGGGCTAACTGGCTAAAAGGCGAAATGGCGAAAGGGTTTGGTTTGTGGTCCGTAAATCGTGGTTCGTGGATGGGATTGAGCCAATCGTCTAGAAATCATCCATAGAGTTTATTGCCCCCGATAAGGAGGGATAATATCCGCCCGTCCAAAGTTGACAGAGGACGGTTGACTGAAGTTTTATGGTGGTCTTCGTCATTCTTAAAGCTCTCTCTTCAAGTGTTCCTCTGTCCATTCCGACTAGTTCACAGTCTCATGAACAAACTGATCGCGTAAAATCCGGTAAGCGGGTTTTATTTATATTTAATACTTATGAAGCTCAGTGTAATAGTACTTTTCACTACGTTGAGACTAATCAACATTGCCAGTGCTCAGGACTCTGATTATGGAAAGGAGATTAAATTCTCATTGGAAATGATTGAAAGTGGAACTCTTGCTGACGAAATTGGATTATTGAAGAACTGCAATTTAATTTGGTCTGAGCAACATTTGAAAGTTGGAGAATATATATTGTGGGAAACTTCGGCATGTACTACTATTCGCGAGGGGGGAGGTGAGAAATTGACTGATTTATCAGATGGCACCCTTAGTGCTGAATTAGAACCAATAGCGAACTCGGAATACCATGATTTTCACTTAGGATTTGGCAATAAAGAGTCGGATAGAGAGGTGCTAATGAGTATGTCATCTTTTAAAGGACCTTCTACTCTTTGGTTGTTTCTCAATTGTGTCGAGTTTGACCAATGCGGTCGAGAGTCTTCAATGACGTTTGTTTTTAAGTATCGTGACCAAACATTAATAGATTGGTGTTATGTGACGTTTATCGCGGGTGAATGGAAAATGGAATGTAATTAGATGATAAGGGTTTTGTAGTTAATTGCCTGAAAAATGGCGGTTTAGTGCTTGTCCCTTTTTTTGATTATTCCCCAATTGAGTTCGGTGTCTAAATCTTTCTTCATTATCTAGAGATATTCAAATGGCCAGGTTGAGATTGTTATGCGATAAACGTTTCATAAATATTATTGTCAATAACATCTAATCGGTGGGAAACAATCAATGAAAATTTTTGACCTTGTCATTAGTCAAATGGCTTCATTTGATTAAATCGGAAGAGTCGAATTAATTCAATGGCCTGGCTTATGAAAAGGATGAAGCTTTTATTATCGACATTCATCGCATCAATGGTATTTGGTTACGGAAGTAGCAACGTTGTAAGCGGTTATGGCAATGTCCAAGAAGAATTTCAAGCTCGGATTTACATATTACCGCTAATCCTGGCTCGAAGAATTCCTACAATTGATAATTACCATGAATACGTCAGCGAATCATATACCGTAAACGAACCGCGTTTTAAGGAGTTCTTAGGTAGGTTCGTTCAAGAAGTAGAATCAAATGGCGAAACAGTATCAATAGAAAGGGAACAATCGCTTATATCCCCAATATTGGTGATCGAGTTATCAGGTTTCGAAAGAGCACAAAAAATAATCTTTTCAAGATACAATAGGTACGTGAACTTCGATGGGAAGTCCTTCAAAATTTCTAGATACGATTGTTACGCTCTGGAATATTATTCACTCAAGCCAAAACTGTGGAGCTGTGGTGAGTAGAATAGATTTTCAGCTTATTGGAGAATATTTCAGGTTTCATGATGACTAAAATATTTCTTTGACAAGAACTATATTTTCAGAGCTCTTGATTTTATGACCATGAGGTTCTATTCTCTTATAATCTGTTCTTCAATGTTTTTAGTCAATAGCTGCTCTGCTCAAAAAGACAGCCTTCTGCTAGAAAGTAAAGTCATCTACTTTGAATTTGGAAAAACCTTGCTCGATTCCTTGGAAGTTGATTTTCCGAATTCGATAAAATCTGAGTTTTGGTTTAAAAGTAGACATTGTCATTCTCGTAAATCGAAAGATGTATTGACCAATTGTCAAGTCGATGATGGTCTCATCTTTGGCTTCATGAATTCAGGTGATTGCGATACAAGAAAATCTAGGATTAGAGCCCAGAGTCAAATTCTAACTTCAGTTTCTATTAAGTCTTCCGAACTGTCTACTTCTAAAGGTTTGAAAATCGGAATGTCAAAGAAGGAAATAGATGAAATTTTCGGATTTGAAGGAAGCCTTGATCAATCCAAAGAACAATTCGGAGTTGTCTACATATATGATTCTGGATGCAGCCTTTATTTCAAAGAAATAGAAGGAGAACTGCTGGTCACTGAGATTCTACTTGGACTGTAGGTAGAGCATTGATGGTGAAATTGAGCACGTAAGCACCTCTTATGTAAACTACATGAATATGGCTAAGCTGAAAATGACAAGGGGAGCTGCATTAGGTTTCGATTATATTGCTACGAAAGGTGTGAGTAGTAGATTTTCTAGAAATGGTATTCCAGCTTGGGCTTCATTTTACGAAATCAACGTGTGGGGGGTGAATCTTGGAGGTGCTATACACGCTTCTGATTCACATGCGAAATGGGAAAAAGGTACTGAGATGTCAATAGAAGACAGTATGTATAGAGCAAAAATTAATTATGAAGCAGGTAAAGGGGATACATCAGAATTCGGTAGTTTTCTTCGGAAGTACAGCGGGTAGCTTAACTCATCTTTTGAGCCTATTTGTGTTTTTGTGCAACACATCCTGTTCTGGACCAACGAAAGAGAATGTTTGTTTAGATGGGGTAGTTCGGAGCTTCGAGGAGTTTTCAAATGTAACCAACTGGTCTTTTGAGGAAGATGGGGAATCAGGCAGATTGAGACTGGGCCTTGAGTCCCCTTATCTCATCGATTCATTAACAAATAGATCGATATTAGAATATTGCTTTCTACAAAATTCTCCGGTTGGCGAGAATTGCTTGGGAATGGATTCCGTGCACGTTGCTCTAGAATTTGAAAATCTGCAAGGAAGCTTAGAATTTACTCATTCAATGAATGACTACTTTCCTATTCCAGAGCATTCGTTGATGATTCAAAGAAATGTGATTTTGAAGATTCTAAAACAGTATCCACCTGAAGATATTTTGACAATAAATTTTCTGATGGAAGATTTGAGGACAACATACATGAAAGAGGATTTTTGGTTTGATCGAGGTTTTTTGTCTTTATTCATAGAATATCGCCTGAGTAATTGTGACGATCATCGATTGAAGGAACAAATAGACATACTGGAATATGCTCTTTCAAGTCCTACTTCAGAATTCGATATAGACATCAGTGAATGTGTATATGATTTGTGCGAGTAGGTTGTCACTTAACCATGTTTGAGGTCAGCCTGAGATAGAAAATCAAATTTCCCTTTCTAGAAGCTTGACAGGTCGTCACCTCCATTTCTTTCAATTTATGAACACAAATAGAAACCGCAGACAGGTGAAACTATAGAACCCCTCTGGGGTACTGGGTTTTCTCTTTAATCTTCAAGCAATAAGGTAGTATCCCTACGGGATATGGAAGGTGCAGCTTATGTTATGCGTGGGTTGGTAAATTAAATGGAGAGAGAGGTGAACGGTGAAATCACTAAAGTGCCCACAAACAACGATGTAGCACACAAGATTATCAATAACGCGTTGTGCTTTTGAAAGTCCGGCAGAATTAGCATCAAATTGGACGATTTAGTAGAAGGAAATGCTAAGGATTCATGTAATATTGCAAGAGACACGAAAAAAGTTGATCAGGCAATTAAACATTCGGTTTATGTCTCAGGATGGAGATTTACCCTACCAAACAAATATCGTAGTCAGAAAAAAATAGTCCGGGGAACTTCAGGAGCCCGGAAGATGCCGCAGGCGGCGATTAGAAAGAGAAAATTGACATTGATTATGTACTACCTAAGGCATGAAATGGTATTTTAAGACTATAATCTTGTTGATTTTAATTTCTTGTTCTCAAAATGAGGAAGGAGAATTCATAACGAGTCCATCTTCGAAGCCAAGAAGTGAGGTTTCGAATCGATATCACTGCAATGAGTTGCGTCTATCTTTGAGCAGTGCGTTTGAAGCAAAGAATTATCAGGATGTTTTAAGCTTAAATCAAGAATTGAATTTAAACTGTAACCCTGATACTTTGGCATTTTTAACAACGCAGTTAGAAATATCGAAAGTTTACTATGACGATGCTGATAGTGTTCTTTACTATCTCAGACGAATTTGGAATAGACCTGATAGGAATGAAGTATGGAGTGATTCAGAACTATTGTTGTCATTCGCGATTACTTTCGATCTTATTGCCCAGCGTGACTCCGCTTGCATTTATTTTGAACTTCTTCGAGTGGAAGGAGACTTGGAACAATACAATAAGTACTTTTCACAAAGGCTAGATTATTGTGATTGAATAACAACCTCCCAAGTTGGCAGTGGGTCAAACTATCACCTGAAGGCTCTGAACTACAATTATTGCAGCCGCTCTAAATAAGAAGGGTGTTCGAACTAGAAAACTAAAACATCAATGTTGCGCATATTTGTGAACGTCAAAAAGCAGACGAATTTATGTTCACAATCGTGTTTTCAGATTCCATGTTCACAATTGCATTCGCGAAGTGCGTGTTCACAATCGTATTTTAATGACCCATGTTCACAATGACATTCGAGAAATGCGTGTTCACAATGGTGTTTCTGGGTTCTCTGTTCACAATGGCATTTCAGAATCGCCGGTTCACAATGCTTTCTCAAAGAATTCGTGAATCAAGAATGTGACTGAAATTATCGTGGACTAAAAAAGGGCTACCGATACCGGCAGCCCTTCCACTTAACACCTTGATTTATTCATGAGGTGAAACATTTGATTGATTATGCAGCGTTAGCCAAGATCGAATCGATCTCTACGATCTTTGCTTCGAGGTAGCCGATCTCCATTTCTACTGCGGTGATGGTGCGTATTTGCTATTGAGCTTCGCGGCATAACGCAAATCACAAATCAGTTGACCCGTAAATTCCTGAAGCTTAAGGATCGTGATACCTCCTGGTCGTCGTTTTCCTTTTTCAATCATGCTCAACATTCCAACAGAAATGCCGGTGGCCATCGAAAATTGGCGGAGGTTCATCTGGTATTGCTCTCGCACCCATTTGAAGGTACGCGCAGAATGGTCTGAGATTTTTCGTCTCATAGTACAATGTGTTAATGGTGAGTCTTTCGACCCGAGTTCAAGTGTGTTAAGTGCATCTCCTTTCAGAAGACACTAGCAAGGTATACAAGACTCTTAGTTATGCATAATTGTTCACTCAATATTAGACGAAACAGGCGTATTCCCCGACTAACTCACTGAGGGTTTGGAATTTGCCTATATATAGACTGAGTGGTGAACGGGAGAGGAAGAATGAGAATTAGAAGGAGAATGGAAGAAAAAGCCACGACCCACGACCTACGACCCACCTTGAATAATGATTAATAAATACTGAATTCTGAATGATAAACTTTCGGGCGGCACCTTGAATTCACCATTTACTATTGAAATTCATTATTTATTATTCTTCCGGTCCACGGTCCATGTGCCCCCTCTGTTCACAATTGTATTTTCGGATTTGTGTTCACAATGGTGTATTTGACTTTCGTGTTCACAATGATGTTTTTGGATTCTGTGTTCACAATTGTATTTGAGGAATGTGGTTTCACAATGGTGTTTGGGAATTCTGATTTCACAATTGTCTTTCAGGAATGTCGTTTCACAATTGTTCAGCGGGCCATGCGTCATTCAAATAAGCTATGACTTCTTTGTCTTCCCAAACGATATGGTCCGTCACATGAAAAACTTCTTTAATCCATGGGTGTTTTAGGGCTTCTTCGCGATTCAGCATCTTCCCCAAAATCTCCACGTCCTCCCACTCACATTCTTCTTTGTCTCTTAAGCCAACTTGGTATTGACCTTCATTCATCCAGATTCGAAAAGGAAAGGCGAACCGCTGCTCTGGGAAATCTGTCCCCCAATCACCAAGGCTCACAACAGCATTCACCACCTTGACATCATGTCCTATAGTGAATACACAGTAATACACCCCATATGCATCACCATTTTCTCGAAGAAACCTAGTGAGACGCACAGTCGTATTTCCACAACAGTCACAGGTACTGAGATTCGGTGGGCTGAATTCGATTTCGAGCATGGTAGAAGATAGTTAGGTTTCATTATCTAGGTGTACATCTCGTACATCCAATTCATTTTTTGCTCTACCCATTGATCGCTGTCTAAATCTGTTCGATCTAAATCGCCGAATGAGAGCTCTTTAATTTCCAACTGATCATCGGTCACCTCAAATAGGGCATAAAACGGATCTTGATAAGATCTATGACATCTGTGATCTTCAGGCAGTGCGAGCCAGTAAATTTGTCCCCAATATGCCAACCGTTGGTTTTCAGAAATCTCAATCTTAAGCGGAACCACATCGTCTGCACCAAAACGCCTGAGATCTTTGTCATTTTCCAATAACAACAACTTTCCCAAGAGTAAGGCCATTGAATATGCCATACCCGACTGGTTTTCTATCTCATTGAGATCCACAATCCCATTCGAATCTAGAAGAGGCGTAAAGAGAGCACTCAGCTCACGAGAACACTCTTGCAAATTTTCTTGAGCCTTATCGATCCATTTCTTCTTGGAGCCCATGAGGGGAATATCCTAATTATTATTGAACCCCTCTGGGGTACTGGGTTTTCTCCTTAATCTTCAAGCAACAAGGTAGAATCCCTACGGCATATGGAGGGTTCTGTCTAGGTGATGCAGGGTTGGGTTTGTGGCGCCGTTAGGCGCCTCCTCTCTCCCTAGAAAATGCCATGGTAGGGACGGATAAAATCCGTCCGGAGCTATAGAACCCCTCTGGGGTACTGGGTTTTCTCCTTGATCTTCAAGCAACGAGGTAGAATACCTACGGGATATGGATGGTTCTGTCTAGGTGTTGCTGGGTTAGGTTTGTGGCGCCGTAGGCGCCTCCTCTCTCCCTAGAAAATGCCATGGTAGGGACGGATAAAATCCGTCCGGAGCTATAGAACCCCTCTAGGGTACTGGGTTTTCTCCTTGATCTTCAAGCAACGAGGTAGAATACCTACGGGATATGGAGGGTTCTGTCTAGGTGTTGCTGGGTTAGGTTTGTGGCGCCGTAGGCGCCTCCTCTTTCCTTAGAAAATGCCATGGTAGAGACGGATGAAATCCG
Coding sequences within it:
- a CDS encoding type II 3-dehydroquinate dehydratase gives rise to the protein MKITIINGPNLNLLGSRETRVYGQASLASVEEGLRSTFPSVEFTFTQSNHEGDLIDAVQEAAKQGSQVVINPGGYTHTSVALRDAIAAVNIKVVEVHISNIYDREDFRRISLTAPKCDAIVSGMGVFGYEAGVRFLLGLKG
- a CDS encoding helix-turn-helix domain-containing protein; the protein is MRRKISDHSARTFKWVREQYQMNLRQFSMATGISVGMLSMIEKGKRRPGGITILKLQEFTGQLICDLRYAAKLNSKYAPSPQ